The Humulus lupulus chromosome 7, drHumLupu1.1, whole genome shotgun sequence region ttttgttttgctttAAATCATAAAACTATCTAAAGTTGATTAACTGATGCCTTTTCATTTCATTTGTAGGAAAAGCTTTCTTGTTTCCTATCATCAACTATGGTTCGAAGATGGTGCACATTTGAGTGGTTTTATAGTGCGATCGATTACCCTTGGttttccaagagggagtttgagGAGTATTTAAACCATGTTGGATTGGGTCATATCCCAAGGCTAACTCGGGTTGAATGGGGTGTCATTAGAAGGTACACCTCCAAACTAAGCTTTAAGCGTCTAGCATCAATTAGCTAAAAAAGTTCTATGAAAAATGCCTGCAAAACATGATTAAAATTAAGTCCTCATATGAAAAATGCCTACAAAACTTGGTTAAAATGTGATGTCTTTTTAATGCAGCTCCCTTGGAAAACCTCGGAGGTTTTCTGAACTTTTTCTTCGCGAAGAAAGGAAGAAACTTAAACAGTATCGAGAATCTGTTAGAGAACATTATACTGAACTCCGGACTGGtgttagggaaggtctccctacaGATTTAGCGAGACCTCTTACAGTTGGACAGCGGGTGATTGCTATACATCCCAAAACTAGAGAAGTTCACGATGGAAGTGTGCTTACAGTTGATCATGATAAGTGCAGGATTCAGTTTGACCATCCTGACATAGGTGTTGAATTTGTCATGGTACTGGGCTCTTTTTAAATTTTCtcttcatattttattttgtacaTGTTTATTTCTGGGGATGGCTTTTGGATTTTTATTAGCTGACATGGGTACAAGCAGTAGAGAAATGctggatatatttatatatgattttttagtGATGGTGAAAGTTATAATTCCTCCATTGCCAGCAGGTTTGAAAGTTTTTTCTAACTTGTCTTTATTTCTGAAGTAATATAGTTATTTGAACACTTGGTTTGATTTTCCAATTTCAGATGATAATAAGTACGTAGAGCTATTTCTTAGAAATTATATCAATTTGTAGTATTATGCAGGAGCTTTTTGCGAATTATTTACCCATATATAATGAGAGAGATTCTATTTATTGATTCATAAGAATATCATACAGAAAAAAACATTAGATGCCTAGGAGAAGTAGTAAATGCACACAGCTTGATTAATGGACTGCGACTCTAAGAGTGTCAAGTAGTTCATATTTTAGTTGAGGTGTATTAATGAATTATCCCAATGGTttgatttatttgttttattttatcttcaaaaataatattttagttgAAGTGACTATTTTACCACTGACTTCTGCGAATCTTCATGAAGAtggtgttttattttttttccatccACCTTATTTTGTTCACTTTTCTTTTTCTAAGCAAAGAGTGACATTTTAATAGAAGTACCATCTCTTTTTGGGAGAGTAACGGAAGTCTTATTTGTAGGATGTTGATTGCATGCCTTTAAACCCAATGGAGAATATGCCAGAATCTCTTAGGAGACAGAACATTGCTATTGACAAATTTTCTCTTACATCTAAAGAGGCACAACCGAATGGGAACTTTGGAGGGCCTGTGATGTTTGCTTCAAGTGGGCACATGGAGAAAGCACCTACATCTATGAATACCTTGGGAAAGCATGGAAAGGTCAGAATGCTTATTAAAGAAATTTGATTTCATATATCTTCAACTAAACCTTATCAAAACCCGTTGCATGTTTTGATCTACTTTCCTTTATATGCTGACCTAATTTTGttccttatctttttattttctgGATTAACATTCGTTTTTCACATTTAGAAGTTTgcagtttttattttttctttttacagAAAGTGCAAAACAATTTAgcaattctttttattttatttaaattatttaactGGGCATCATGAGTTACCCTTCCTCTGTATGTTTAATTTATGCATGCGTTAGCTGTCGGTTTAGATATGCATATGGTTTGCTTCCTTGAAGTCTGGGGTTTGATTCCCAATGGGATCTACCTGGCAATAAGCGATTTTTTTCCTCTGAAGAGGAATTTATTCACTTATTAGTTTAATAAAAAGGCTATAACATAGAAATTAAAGACTTGTAAGACATTCATTACAGCCAGCCATACATCAGCGTGTGTGAAGTTTGTCAATGTCGTGCTTGAAGTTTTTCCTTTGAAGTGCTTGCTATAGTAATGAAGCTAACAATGAGTTTTTGTCTTCTTCCTTGTTGTGCTAGCTTTTTGTGCTAATACCCCTAGAATTTTCTCATCTGGGAAGTTTTAATGTAAATTTTAGATGGATTATGAACAGGGATGAATGGATGCATAGAATTATTCATGTTAGGgatttaaatgataaaaatttaagATTAGGGACGTACGTCAGTGCAAAAGACGGAGCAAGTTAGGAATTTCATCTGCAAAAAACCCTTAAATTAATTGCTCTTCcatagatttaatttatttaaatgtaaTATGTGCAGGGGGATACAACCCATTCTGTTTCTCATTTGAAAGCAACAGCTATTGACATTGTTAGTAGTACCCAACCAATAGCCTACGGTCAATCTTTTATGGTGGCAAACAACCAAGCTAGGGAAGCAGATATACGAGCTCTTTCTGAGTTGACTCGTGCTCTTGACAAAAAGGTTATAAACCTTTGGCTTatttaaaaatagatttttttttatggaGTGGAGGTTGGAGGAGACCTTGTTCTTATTATTCTTGTCGAGTGTCTTCTGGGATATTTTGTTGCCCCACCTTGGTTCGATCTAGTTTATCAAATTATTAGTCTGCATATTTGGTCACCCATGGCATTTTGATTCACCATGTTGGCATATTGTGTGTACCTGCGTCTTGCTGAAGATTGACGGTCTCAATTGGCTTCTTCTTtcactctctccctttctctctctctctctctctcttttgtttttttttgttttttttttgagttTAGGAAGCATTGTTGACGGAGCTTAGAAAAACAAATAATGAAATACTGGAAAACCAGAATAATGGAGACTACTCTTTAAAAGATTGTGAAATGTTTAAGAAGCATTACGCCACAGTACTTGTACAGCTAAATGAAGCCAGTAGCCAGGCACGTGGCTtctgtcactatatatatatataatatattgtcTATTTTCAGCTACTATCTCTGCTTTGACTTCTTAGCTGCATCTAATTCTTTGTTCTGACACGCAGGTTTCTTCGGCTTTGCATGATTTGAGGCAACGTAATACTCATCCAGGAAATGTCTTGCTTCCTGGTTTGAAGACCCCTATCAATTCCACTACCCACAGTAACGTTCCAGGttcatttgataatttttccattTCTCAAGACTCAGGATCTAATGTCGTTGAAATTGTTAAAGGATCAACAATAAAAGCACAATCTATGGTTGATGCTGCTATTCAGGTTCGGAAGCCCTCTGCTTTTTAGTCTGTCAGCATCGTTTGTGTTTAATGCAAATGCTATTTAATTATTGATCTATACATGGCATGAACATTAGGTTTTCTATAAATTGTATATTTCTGTTTCTACTTTGAAGTCCACAAGTCATCTAAAGATTATGTTCTGCTGGGTTTGCGTCCCTCTGGTAGTTTAGACTTGGTTATAATTTAATGGATAGTCACCATTGCTGCTTCAAATgtttagttttctttgttttggtactttgtaaatatttttaaggaagtGCATCTGATAAAGTAAGATTCCAGGCATTTTCTTCGAGTAAGGAAGGGGAAGACGCCTATGTGAAGATTAGAGAAGCTCTAGACTCTCTGGATAACAAGTCAGTGACATCGGAGTCCAGAGTATTAACGAACAAGCCTCAGGAGCAGGTCAATGGAACATCAGGCCATCGCAATCCATTGATCTCTTGTACATCGGAGCCTGTCGTCACCGGTGATTCATCTGCTTTAAATTTGCGTACAGATTCTGAAAAAAGCGAGGCAAAAGTTCCTTCAGGCATCATCTCTTCATGTGTTGCTAGTTTGCTCATGATACAGGTATAACTCATAAATTTTAGTTTTCAACTCAAAAACTTAACAGGCTTTGGCTTGCGTTTAGTGATTCAATAAAATTTCCTTTGAATTAATCGTttacttgtgtgtgtgtgtgttgcaGACATGTACAGAACGACAATATCCTCCATCGGAAGTAGCTCAAATATTAGATACAGCCGTCTCAAGCTTGTATCCATTGTCTTctcaaaatattcaaatataCAGAGAAATACAATCGTACATGGGTAGAATCAAGACTCAAATATTAGCCCTCGTACCAACTTGAGTTTGAAAACTCGTAATCTGCTCAATCTAGACAAAGAAAAAGGGCAAAAAAAAAACCCCTTTTACTAAATCAAGCAGAACGAGTAATCATTCACATGTGGTCCTGTTAGTACTTGAATTAGCTTGGTGTAAATATGGTAATGGGAAGAGCTTGAAcagttatatgtttatagctctCTCTTCCCTCATTTCTTGTgttgtataatttaattttttttgacatTCAGAAACAGATGACGACGGCAGATAAAACTGGTGCCAAATAGTAATTATAATATAAGCTGGGTTGTATTTCCATTTTCTTATTTTGAAATGGACTTGGCAGCTGGCAATCTTTTCTTTTTCAACTTTGCTATACATCGTGATTAGAACTTTTTGAAGTTCCATATCTTTTGTTTTGTTGTCactatatttttttgtaattaaaaggACTAAAACTCGGTTTACAAAAAAGAAAATGGGGGCTGGAAtggatttttctttctttttacagTTGCTACTAAATTACACGACTCACTCAATTAATACACTCCACATTTCAATAAATAATAACTTGATAAGTTGGTATAATTTCTCTATAATATAATACTTCAATTAAATATTAAGATTTTATTGTCCACATTATTAGTTTATAGAAATTTTGCTACAATTAATCAAATATTAAGTGAATTAAGTTCGCTGTAAGCTTGATGTTTGACAGGCAGAGGTGAAGATTACTTAATAATAACATTTTTCTTCGTTCAAAGGAGTGAAACATAAATTTTCAGGAAAAACGtgtaatttttgttttctttccGGATTGCaattttctattatttaaccGATATTGTCAAACTTGTGATAGTAATTACCTAACCAAATTTCAAACCGTTTAATCTTGCTAACTAGGACACCTGTACCCAACGGTCAAACTAGAAAAAGAAAAGGTCAACAAACATTATGATgcaaaacaattttaaataaataaaaaagaaataaatctAGAGGTTCTTGGCAGTAGAAAAACTAAGAAACTAAATGTGATGAATAGCAATTTTGAGTAACTAAAAATTGATCACAGAGCCActtgtttttattctttttcctTTGATATCTTATTTTGTTGGCATTTGATATTAAAGATAGCAAGCTGAGCTGCACCAAGATGGTTTTGATATTAATTTGGTCGTgaaacgaaaaaaataaaaataaaaaaccagtCTTCacaatttacaattttttttgggGGGTAAATTTCTATTCTAGAAAGGTGTATGCTTTTAGAAACAAGACCGTCCAATACAGAGTAGTGGGATGATCAAATGAGGCATTCGAAATGCAGAAGAAGTGAATAACTTAAAAATAATTTTGCCAACGAAGCTGATCAATTTGTCCAATGCTACTACCATAAAAAACCTCAAAGAAAATTATGATCTACATATTTTAAGCTTTTACCCCTAGCAAGAACCTGAACACATCACTCAATGAAATGATTCCTTCGACGCGCTTGCTTCCCGCCTCTACAATCACAAGTCTCCTAACGCctacaagaagaagaaaaaaaggcgCTAGTAAAGACTATCCTTCAAATAAGCTATTGAAATGCCTTTCAAAGTAAAACACTTTGAATTAATGTGAAAGATAAAGGTTAAGTTACAGATGGTTATTTGCAGTTTACCAGGGTTCGCCAGCCGCTCCATTACTTTATGCAGGGTATCAGACCGCAAACACATCTGACATCTCTGCCCATTGAAGAAGCCACGAGGAGAATTCACATCTTGTCCCAGTTGCAATGCCTGCAATGGTATACACAAAAGCAAGGATATTGAAATCACAGGAGTCAAGGCAGGAGAAAATGCAATGAGCTGACAAACATTTTTGATATATTGTTCAAACCTGAAAGTATTGTGGTCATTGCATGGTTTAGTCAATTCAAAAGCCATTTTATGGTTCATATAAGTCAGCTTTTGTTAAATGCTAATTTGTACAACCAACAGTTAGTTGTGCATGTTGCTTACAGGATTTTTATAGGGCTTGTACTACTATCAGGTTTGGATGTTTATTTTATCAAAGACAAATGAATAGAGACGAACACAAGAAAGTGACAATTTAACAGTTACCTGCTGGATACTCATTTCATCAAGGCTAATCTGTGCATAAGTTCTATCTTTAGCCAAAGCAGTGATATCACTGTGAAGGATATATGATACATATGTTAGCTCCAGCTGTATGCATAAAAAGAACCGAGAGAGACAAAGGACACAACAGAATTTGAGAAAAAAACAATAGTACCTCCGTGAATAAATATCGAGCAATGAATTATTGTCATCAACTATGGGTACTGAACTGACTTCAGCTGTAAGagaaaattgaaatataaaacaCCTAGAGTCTAGACCCAGATATTGGTTAAAGAGAAACCAGCTTTGTAAAGTTCTATAAACGAAAGACTAAAGATGTGAGTAGTAAAAGACCAAACAGGTTCCAGTAACCTGACAAAGAAAATGCCTCTTTTCCTCAAACTCATCCATCACATTATGATCAATAAGGGGCTGCTACAAATTTCTCAGTAATGAAACATAGTACGAGCACAATTATAGGCAAATGTGATAGTTGGCTGAAAAAGGAAAATATTACTATAACTGAAAACCCGAAGCAGATAGATAGGGGTAAAAGAAAATCACCTTGAACCAATAAAGATAGGGCATCACTCAGAGAGGCATTGAGTTTCAACATTGCAAAAGGTCGTCCACTTGGCTCTCCAATTTTTGGAACCCAGGTGCCCACAGGAATAGCACAAATTGGCTGTTGAAGAATGGGCAAGGAGCTGGAAGCATGTCTAAAATGCCTACATATACCTGAGTGTAGACGATACATTCCCAAGGATTAGCATTGATTATTTATGTTATGCACTTCAAACTAACACACAAGTAATAAGCTTACATTTTAGTATTCCAGACAAGGAAGCAAGATGTAGCAGTTGGGGAAATGAACCGTCTTGTGAAGAAGGTTGGACAATGGGAACTGTGGCCACGttataattcaaaattttcaaagcAACTTCTTTGAGAGAGTCATATGGCCCAGCCTGAAAGTTGGAGTAGTTTTCAAGTAGAGATACAACAAGGCACTAGCTAATTGAACTGGGCAAATCAATTATTGCAATCAATCACAGCATAGCCAAACATTAAAGTACATGACAATTCAAGGAAAGCAAACTTAATACTTCAAAAGACGGACACAGACAGGTTAGCTCTAACTACTTAAAAACCtttcaaacattatattataagatCCTTAAGCTCCAGAGTCTACGCAACTATTGAAGGTTTCTACTTACTTGGATAAGATTCCGAGTACAAGATTCCCCATTGACTTGAGTTGGTATAGAGAGGCtagcttttctttctttccaaGCTGCTATAGTATGAGTTTCAAGCTCTTCCTCAGCCAAATTTGGTCCATGTCTCCGGAGCTAAAAAAAAAGATCATACATACTCGTTAAACTAAGTGTGCATGTATGTATTACCCTAAACTTGCAAAAAAGCAACAATATATGGACACAAACTTCTGTGCAAGCCAGACTTCTAAAAGCAAATCTGGCAGTTATGGATATGGCACTTTTTTGTTAGCATGTAGATTCGTAATACACTACATGCGGATCCAAGCAGGTTCATGATCATCACACTAACTATGATATTTTGATAAGAAGGAAACATTTAAAGTATGAAAACTTTAACAATAACAAACACTAGTATGACTCAAGGATTTTcacaagcaaaaatattaaaaatagttTGATCTGACAATCATTTACCAAGCAAACAAGAATAATTAATATCTTGACTTGCAAACCTTGAAAATAAACCAGCCTAATAACTAGGACGCAGACTCTTCCTCGAAGCATTGCTCAACAACTGAGATCACAAGTATTTTATGACTGACAGATAAAACTTAGTCTTGTGCACAAGATAGATAATCACAATCATGAAGTATCTATCTGTTGGCAACCATTGTATTACATCTACACTTCATGCTTTCTAAATTTTGACATGTAAAAAGGTTTTACCCCCAAATCATATGAGTGCGCATTATAGAGAATAACAAAGCAGTTCCTTAGGACAAACCTCTCTCAGAATGAGGATGAAGTCCAATGCAGTAAGAACAGCAACGAACTGACCCTTGGAGAAATCCCAGAGAGGAGCCACAGGAATGCCCTGAAAATAACATgtaatagcaaaacaaacaactGATAAATTAGTCACTAGTTAGTCAGAAAGCAAACATATAAAAAAACGCACACGCACAATACTTAATCACGGGACTAATACAAAACAAAAGAAGCACTCCTCCCCCTTTACCCCGCCTTGTGCAAAAAATATATCTACCTGCTCATATAGAATGTGAAATGCCTGCTTTACTGGTAGATTAATATCCAATGCAACGACCTGCAACGTTTGACGAATTATGAGCTTCAGCATATTAAAGTGCAAAACACAAAACACTGAATATACCAAAGATGAGAGTTAAGCACTCAAGCACGGAGCAATTATGAACTTCAACATATTGAAGTGCAAAACACTGACCAATGAATATACAAATAGACTAAGGAAAAGGGTTAAGCACTCAAGGAAAAAGCAATTCTGAGCTTTAGCATATTAAAGTGCTAAACACCAACCCATGAATATACAAAATAAATTGAAGTGGGTTAAGCATTCAAACCTTGCCCGACTCAGGAAGCAAGTTGTAAGCAGTATTTGTAGTCAAGAACATAAAAATACGGTACCGAGAGACCTCTACATCATCCTTTGATAAACTTGGTATCTGCAAAAGACCACCTGACAAGATGACCTAACTTGTAAAGCAAGATAAcattaaaaagtaataaaataaagCAGCAACTCTCTACCTAGAATGAGCATACTAATAAAGAGAAACACTTCTAAATTACCATTTAGCCATTCCAAACTTGGAATCCAATGAACTGAATTAAGACTAACTGTTCACGATTATTCCCCCTAGCCATCAAACATCATATTAGAGGGAATGTGCTCCATCGAGGCCAGTGCCCTTTTTATCTTAAAATAATGACTCAAGTGCAAGAGTGTGTAGAGGGAAAACATTCTCAAAGAAAACTAAGATCAGAAAATTGATTAAACATAATTGATCTTCTTCCAGACACTTGAAGAGATTTCTCAAAGCTTATGCTTTAATTCTAAAAAACTCTTAATTCTTTTCCAAAAACGTGGAGGACTTAAAGATGAAGATCCATATTCACAACTTTGCTTCACAAAATCCTAAAGATAAGAAAACAATTCCTAAAGTATACTCAGAGGCATTACAAAAATATACAGTCAACCAGCTAAAAAAGGAAAGAGAACTATTAACTACAATAAAGGAgaaacaatcccaaaatcactGCCATGAATTCTGTCTACGCAGAATCAGAAACTACGTACAGTGACTACAGTCAACCTCATCAACTGGAAGAATACCGGAAAGGAAACATAAAACTCCAGTCTAGATCCTTTGATTTTTCCATACAAAGAGGGCAGTAAAAATTTTGAAAACTAAAGTGATAGCCTTTGTGTTATCTAGCAACTGAAATAATTATACTTCCTCAGTTCCTTTAATTGGATTGCTGGGTGTTTCGAAAACATAATTTAGGTTTGATGCTACACTCACAAATATTAGAAAATAAGCAGCAAAAATAAGAGGCAGACCAAATTAAACTAGCGAAAATCCTTACCACAGGCATGAAGAATTCATTATCTACATCCATACTACCAGGTGCTTCAGAAGAAGCACCTGTCAGAGCCATGTCTGACTCTGTAGATACCGTGATAGTGTTCACGATGCCATAATCCGAATTCGCAATAGGCTCGTTCTCATCATGCCGCCACTCTCCATCGACATTAAATTTATACTGCATTATATACAAAATATGTATGCATCAGGAAACAAGATAAGGCTATCTCTTAAGATTTCGATGTCTCAATACGTAAGCATATCTCATCTCATCTCAACTAAACCATTAAAGTCAGGTTTTTCCTATCAGGTTTGAGTTCAACAGTTTCAATCATAAGCATTCCTTAACCTGATGGTATCCCGGAGTTAAATTCCAAACAACTTGAAAGAGAGTTGAACTTCCTTCGACTGGAGAAAGAGGTATATTGTCTGCCCACCTGTACATAC contains the following coding sequences:
- the LOC133790938 gene encoding sucrose nonfermenting 4-like protein — encoded protein: MFVSGPNTGHESGGGGVSGSVLIPTLFMWRYGGRSVLLCGSFTRWADNIPLSPVEGSSTLFQVVWNLTPGYHQYKFNVDGEWRHDENEPIANSDYGIVNTITVSTESDMALTGASSEAPGSMDVDNEFFMPVIPSLSKDDVEVSRYRIFMFLTTNTAYNLLPESGKVVALDINLPVKQAFHILYEQGIPVAPLWDFSKGQFVAVLTALDFILILRELRRHGPNLAEEELETHTIAAWKERKASLSIPTQVNGESCTRNLIQAGPYDSLKEVALKILNYNVATVPIVQPSSQDGSFPQLLHLASLSGILKCICRHFRHASSSLPILQQPICAIPVGTWVPKIGEPSGRPFAMLKLNASLSDALSLLVQAEVSSVPIVDDNNSLLDIYSRSDITALAKDRTYAQISLDEMSIQQALQLGQDVNSPRGFFNGQRCQMCLRSDTLHKVMERLANPGVRRLVIVEAGSKRVEGIISLSDVFRFLLGVKA